The Brachyspira aalborgi genome has a segment encoding these proteins:
- a CDS encoding TVP38/TMEM64 family protein, whose amino-acid sequence MENLENNNKISKKSIIEKVILLIIIIACILIYIFVPKVNSTINDIFKMFATGDFQVVKEFVAQYGAYAMAVSFLLMILQSVIAPLPAFLITFANANLFGWWQGAILSWSSAMAGAAVCFYIARILGRDVVEKLTSKTGLKQIDDFFDKYGKHSILIARLLPFISFDIVSYAAGLTSMGFCGFFIATGIGQLPATIVYSYVGGMLTGGARLFVTGLLILFALSVLIILIRQIYLSKKNNNKTNENEN is encoded by the coding sequence ATGGAAAATTTAGAAAATAATAATAAAATAAGTAAAAAATCAATAATAGAAAAAGTAATTCTATTAATAATAATAATCGCTTGTATATTAATTTATATATTTGTTCCAAAAGTTAATTCTACGATTAACGATATATTTAAAATGTTCGCAACGGGCGATTTTCAAGTAGTTAAAGAATTTGTAGCTCAATACGGAGCTTACGCTATGGCGGTTTCGTTTCTTCTTATGATATTGCAATCTGTTATAGCGCCTTTGCCTGCATTTTTAATTACTTTTGCAAACGCCAATTTATTCGGCTGGTGGCAAGGAGCTATATTATCCTGGTCGAGCGCTATGGCTGGAGCGGCGGTATGTTTTTATATAGCAAGAATATTAGGAAGAGATGTCGTTGAAAAACTTACAAGCAAAACGGGATTAAAACAAATAGACGATTTCTTTGATAAATACGGAAAGCATAGCATATTGATAGCGAGATTATTGCCTTTCATTTCTTTCGATATAGTAAGTTATGCGGCTGGTTTAACTTCTATGGGATTTTGTGGATTTTTTATAGCTACGGGAATAGGACAGCTTCCAGCTACTATAGTTTATTCCTATGTCGGCGGAATGCTTACGGGAGGAGCGAGATTATTTGTAACGGGACTTTTAATATTATTCGCTTTATCAGTTTTGATAATTTTAATTAGACAAATATATTTAAGTAAAAAAAATAATAATAAAACAAATGAAAATGAAAACTAA
- a CDS encoding cyclodeaminase/cyclohydrolase family protein, translating to MNKLIDKKLSDYINEVDSSSPAPGGGSVMGVVGSLACALAGMVGHLTINKKVFKELSDNEKNDFNKAIENIKEIKIKLMEIVDKDADAFNIFMEAVKLPKNTEEEKLIRKDAISKASIKATESPFNTLKYCYELMPLFETIIKYGNVGVITDIASAYILVYGASKGSVLNININIPLIDDNLFLTQLKKDSLHYIEKIEYYYKNIEKKLDIFNIK from the coding sequence ATGAATAAATTAATCGATAAAAAACTTTCAGATTATATTAACGAAGTGGATTCTTCATCTCCAGCGCCAGGAGGCGGAAGCGTAATGGGAGTAGTCGGAAGTTTAGCTTGCGCATTGGCGGGAATGGTTGGACATTTAACGATTAATAAAAAAGTTTTTAAAGAATTATCAGATAATGAAAAAAATGATTTCAATAAAGCTATAGAAAATATTAAAGAAATAAAAATTAAATTAATGGAAATAGTCGATAAAGACGCCGATGCTTTTAATATATTTATGGAAGCTGTAAAATTGCCCAAAAATACGGAAGAAGAAAAATTAATCAGAAAAGACGCTATTTCAAAAGCTTCAATTAAAGCAACCGAAAGCCCTTTTAATACTTTAAAATATTGTTATGAATTAATGCCTTTATTTGAAACGATTATTAAATATGGAAATGTTGGAGTTATAACCGATATCGCTTCGGCTTACATTTTAGTTTACGGAGCTTCAAAAGGTTCTGTATTAAATATCAATATAAATATTCCGTTAATTGACGACAATTTATTTTTAACTCAATTAAAAAAAGATAGTTTGCATTATATAGAAAAAATAGAATATTATTATAAAAATATAGAAAAAAAATTAGATATTTTTAACATAAAATAA
- a CDS encoding 4Fe-4S dicluster domain-containing protein → MNINNNAAQLKKDILVRITTLFIEDRLLEDIDKMPIEIIPRDSKSIRCCIHHDREIIKNRILARLGISVEGKEDSGIPLSQYAKLALEREKPTWPMLTVLDEACNACVKANFMVTNACQACLARPCMVNCPKNAIDILDEKRAFIHSEKCINCGLCLKNCPYHAIIYIPVPCEESCPVGAINKNEFGKEVIDYHKCIFCGNCMRECPFSAMMDKGQLLDVLKHLKDDNKKVNVMYAPSIASQFNAKPGQLKSALLKIGFGKVWEVALGADITSDKEAHEFEERMEKGDKLMTTSCCPAYVKAVRRHVPELIPCVSETRTPMHYTAEMMREDDSEAINVFIGPCLAKRRESIDDDLVDYCLSMEELDALFIATGTDVMKEPDLNIDVIPTSSGRKYAMSGGVAEAVKIRLKHPEKVKPTVIDGLDKEGMKQLKNFGKIQSGELPVQDDTPNLVEVMACKGGCVGGPCVVKNPKVATVQLQKYATDGVEILSK, encoded by the coding sequence ATGAATATAAATAATAACGCCGCGCAATTAAAAAAAGATATTCTTGTAAGAATAACGACACTTTTTATTGAAGATAGGCTTTTGGAAGATATAGATAAAATGCCAATAGAAATAATACCAAGAGATAGCAAATCTATAAGATGCTGCATTCACCATGACAGGGAGATTATAAAAAATAGAATTTTAGCGAGACTAGGAATAAGCGTTGAAGGAAAAGAAGACAGCGGAATACCTTTATCGCAATACGCAAAATTGGCTTTGGAAAGAGAAAAGCCAACTTGGCCCATGCTTACCGTTTTGGACGAGGCTTGTAATGCCTGTGTTAAAGCAAACTTTATGGTAACAAACGCATGTCAGGCTTGTTTGGCGCGTCCTTGTATGGTAAATTGTCCTAAAAACGCTATAGATATTTTGGACGAAAAAAGAGCTTTTATTCACAGCGAAAAATGTATAAACTGCGGATTATGTTTAAAAAATTGCCCTTATCATGCGATTATTTATATTCCTGTTCCTTGCGAAGAATCTTGTCCCGTAGGAGCTATTAATAAAAATGAATTTGGAAAAGAAGTTATAGATTATCATAAATGTATTTTTTGCGGAAATTGTATGCGAGAATGTCCTTTTAGCGCGATGATGGATAAAGGACAATTATTAGATGTATTGAAACATTTGAAAGACGATAATAAAAAAGTTAATGTAATGTATGCTCCTTCTATTGCCTCTCAATTCAATGCAAAACCTGGACAATTAAAAAGCGCTTTGCTTAAAATCGGATTTGGTAAAGTTTGGGAAGTGGCTTTGGGAGCGGATATAACTTCCGACAAAGAAGCTCATGAATTTGAAGAGAGAATGGAGAAAGGCGATAAACTTATGACTACTTCATGCTGTCCCGCTTATGTTAAAGCCGTTAGAAGACATGTTCCCGAGCTTATTCCATGCGTGTCTGAAACGAGAACTCCGATGCATTATACGGCGGAAATGATGAGAGAAGACGATTCGGAAGCGATTAATGTATTTATAGGACCATGCCTTGCAAAGAGAAGAGAGAGCATAGACGATGATTTGGTTGATTATTGTTTGTCTATGGAAGAACTTGACGCTTTATTTATAGCCACAGGAACGGATGTAATGAAAGAACCAGATTTAAATATAGATGTAATTCCAACCTCTTCGGGAAGAAAATACGCTATGAGCGGAGGAGTAGCCGAAGCGGTAAAAATAAGATTAAAACATCCCGAAAAAGTTAAGCCTACCGTTATTGACGGATTGGATAAAGAAGGAATGAAACAGCTTAAAAATTTCGGCAAGATTCAATCGGGAGAATTGCCCGTTCAAGACGACACTCCTAATTTGGTGGAAGTTATGGCTTGCAAAGGCGGATGCGTTGGAGGTCCTTGCGTTGTGAAAAATCCTAAAGTTGCTACGGTTCAATTGCAGAAGTATGCCACAGACGGCGTTGAAATTTTATCTAAATAA
- a CDS encoding TIGR04283 family arsenosugar biosynthesis glycosyltransferase yields MAVSIIIPTLNEEENIENLLNNLKSLKGDFEVIFSDGGSLDKTIEIIKNFGDYKIIKSERGRAKQLNNGAKESNKDILLFLHADSIIEEDVLIKVENFIKNGNKAGCLKIKFDSKKIIMRLFAILSNLRVKYRNIAFGDQGIFIEKKLFEDIGMFDDIPIMEDYKLSIKLKNVFPIKYIDSYIISSSRRFEKNGILKTALLMQKLQYMFRRGVSIDKIANIYNSMK; encoded by the coding sequence ATGGCAGTATCGATAATAATACCTACTTTAAACGAAGAAGAAAATATAGAAAATTTATTAAATAATTTAAAAAGTTTAAAAGGAGATTTTGAAGTAATATTTTCAGACGGAGGAAGTTTAGATAAAACCATAGAAATAATTAAAAATTTTGGAGATTATAAAATTATAAAATCAGAAAGAGGCAGGGCAAAACAGTTGAATAACGGAGCTAAAGAAAGCAATAAAGATATATTATTATTTTTACATGCCGACAGTATTATAGAAGAGGATGTTTTAATAAAAGTAGAAAATTTTATAAAAAATGGGAATAAAGCGGGTTGTCTTAAAATAAAATTTGATAGTAAAAAAATTATTATGAGATTATTTGCAATTCTTTCAAATTTGAGAGTGAAATATAGAAACATAGCTTTTGGAGACCAAGGAATATTTATAGAAAAAAAACTTTTTGAAGATATAGGAATGTTTGACGATATTCCGATTATGGAAGATTATAAATTGTCAATAAAATTAAAAAATGTATTTCCTATAAAATATATAGATTCTTATATTATTTCTTCTTCGCGTAGATTTGAAAAAAACGGAATTTTAAAAACGGCTTTACTTATGCAGAAACTTCAATATATGTTTAGAAGAGGAGTTTCTATAGATAAGATTGCAAATATATATAACAGTATGAAATAA
- a CDS encoding LrgB family protein, whose protein sequence is MIELFKSNPIIPIVITLIAYIISYAIYIKTKLPILTPLVTSAVLVGFSLYFMNIPYSVYNESGGKFINALVGPATVVLALPIYRNLPILKANLPVILISIAIGSAIGIIGIFIMSKLFGISDNILLSLLPKSVTTAIAVDIAESIGGIKSIAVLSVVLSGITGAIVAPFICKIFKIKSPFAIGLGIGTSSHALGTSKAIEMGETEGAMSGLAIGLAGALTVVLLPILYRLLIIIWR, encoded by the coding sequence ATGATAGAATTATTTAAATCAAATCCTATAATACCAATAGTTATAACTTTAATAGCTTATATTATTTCATACGCTATTTATATAAAAACAAAACTGCCGATTTTAACGCCTTTAGTGACAAGCGCCGTTTTAGTTGGTTTTTCTTTATATTTTATGAATATTCCTTATAGCGTTTACAATGAAAGCGGCGGAAAATTTATAAACGCTTTAGTAGGACCAGCCACAGTAGTTTTGGCTCTTCCAATATACAGAAATCTTCCAATCCTTAAAGCAAATCTGCCCGTTATATTAATAAGTATAGCCATAGGAAGCGCAATCGGAATAATAGGAATTTTTATAATGTCAAAATTATTTGGAATATCCGACAATATACTTTTATCTTTACTTCCAAAATCTGTAACTACGGCAATAGCGGTTGATATCGCCGAAAGCATAGGCGGAATAAAATCTATAGCCGTTTTATCGGTAGTATTATCGGGAATAACGGGAGCTATAGTCGCGCCTTTCATTTGTAAAATATTTAAAATAAAATCTCCTTTTGCAATAGGTTTGGGAATAGGAACTTCTTCGCATGCGCTTGGAACGAGCAAAGCAATAGAAATGGGAGAAACCGAAGGCGCTATGTCGGGGCTTGCAATAGGTTTGGCGGGAGCTTTAACGGTTGTTCTTCTTCCGATACTTTATCGTTTATTAATTATAATATGGAGATAA
- a CDS encoding TVP38/TMEM64 family protein, whose product MINENIIKASIIYIIITAVGSSVLALPGVTFALFSGILFGPILGMILCSISATMSASISFIISRFFLKDSVKPLIEKNKYLNKILFEDGNKNAIMLLMITRLVPLFPYNIQNFAYGITDISFTLYTIYTFIFMLPGISLFTIASAGIISQENRALYFLIAGIIFVFVLIISIYLKKKYVNNKSI is encoded by the coding sequence ATGATAAACGAAAATATTATTAAAGCGTCTATTATATATATTATTATAACGGCTGTAGGAAGTTCCGTTTTAGCTTTGCCTGGCGTTACTTTCGCTTTATTTTCTGGAATATTATTCGGTCCAATATTAGGTATGATTTTATGTTCAATATCGGCTACAATGTCCGCTTCAATATCTTTTATTATATCGAGATTTTTTCTTAAAGACAGCGTTAAACCTTTGATAGAAAAAAATAAATATTTAAATAAAATATTATTTGAAGACGGAAACAAAAACGCCATTATGCTTTTAATGATAACAAGATTAGTGCCTTTATTTCCTTATAATATACAGAATTTTGCCTATGGGATAACCGATATAAGTTTTACTTTATATACAATATACACTTTTATATTTATGCTTCCAGGAATTTCGCTTTTTACAATAGCTTCCGCTGGCATTATATCTCAAGAAAATAGAGCTTTATATTTTTTAATAGCGGGAATTATATTTGTATTCGTTTTGATAATATCAATATATTTAAAGAAAAAATATGTTAATAATAAATCTATATAA
- a CDS encoding helix-turn-helix domain-containing protein codes for MSIPTKHVISLSEEEKNKIHEFLNKEVKSQRLILRAKILLELDNKKNTGLSHTDIAKKYDVTYHTVVNVINEYVEIGLEPTLTYKRNPNSNRKKKNAN; via the coding sequence ATGAGTATACCTACTAAACATGTGATATCTTTAAGCGAAGAAGAAAAAAACAAAATTCATGAGTTCTTAAACAAAGAAGTAAAATCTCAAAGATTAATTTTAAGAGCAAAAATACTTTTAGAACTTGACAATAAGAAGAATACGGGATTAAGTCATACCGATATCGCTAAAAAATATGATGTTACATATCATACGGTTGTCAATGTTATAAACGAATATGTTGAAATTGGTTTAGAACCTACTTTAACATATAAAAGAAACCCTAACAGCAACAGAAAGAAAAAGAACGCTAATTAA
- a CDS encoding alpha/beta fold hydrolase yields MKELTKVLTIEDGHKMFTYTFIPENKPKAIVQIVHGLDEHAGRYKELARKLTDNDFLVCADDHRGFGRSAITKEQMGDMGENGHELIIEDLKYLMDKTKAEYGDLPYFMFGHSMGSFLTRGFLIKYHSYLNGAIVMGTKGKFKGFEKSGKIIANIQKAIFGGSKRARFLAKLANGGYGRKYFPEDNSSFAWMTSDKEEIKKVKEDEYFSKIPPSVETYIQIFNLLEKISNSNNYSNMNKDFPILLMSGDKDPVGNMGEGVKWVYEMYKSLGLTDINISLYKDGRHEILNDFCRQDVMNEIVEWLNKHIKN; encoded by the coding sequence ATGAAAGAATTAACTAAAGTTTTAACAATCGAAGACGGACACAAAATGTTTACTTATACTTTTATCCCCGAAAACAAACCTAAAGCGATAGTTCAAATAGTTCATGGACTTGACGAACATGCGGGAAGATATAAGGAATTGGCTAGAAAATTAACCGATAACGATTTTTTGGTATGCGCAGACGACCATAGAGGATTTGGAAGAAGCGCTATAACTAAAGAACAAATGGGAGATATGGGAGAAAACGGACATGAACTTATTATTGAAGATTTAAAATATCTTATGGATAAAACTAAAGCCGAATACGGAGATTTGCCTTATTTTATGTTTGGACATAGTATGGGTTCGTTTTTGACAAGAGGCTTTTTAATAAAATATCATTCATATTTAAACGGCGCTATAGTAATGGGAACGAAAGGAAAATTTAAAGGATTTGAAAAAAGCGGAAAAATTATAGCGAATATTCAAAAAGCAATTTTCGGCGGAAGCAAGAGAGCAAGATTTTTAGCAAAATTAGCTAACGGCGGATATGGAAGAAAATACTTTCCCGAAGATAATTCCTCTTTCGCTTGGATGACTTCGGATAAAGAAGAAATAAAAAAAGTTAAAGAAGACGAATATTTTTCAAAAATTCCTCCGAGTGTGGAAACTTATATTCAAATATTTAATCTACTTGAAAAAATTTCAAACTCAAATAATTATTCCAATATGAATAAAGATTTTCCTATTTTACTAATGTCGGGCGACAAAGACCCTGTTGGTAATATGGGCGAAGGCGTAAAATGGGTTTATGAAATGTATAAATCTTTAGGACTTACCGATATTAATATTAGTTTGTATAAAGACGGAAGACATGAAATATTAAACGATTTTTGTAGGCAAGATGTAATGAACGAAATAGTCGAATGGCTTAATAAACATATTAAAAATTAA
- a CDS encoding rhodanese-like domain-containing protein codes for MPNIRKSFILSLFIIFIISCSNKGYKNINLKKAIKTINTSTNLILLDVRTAEEYSSGNIPNSINIDVLNSDFKSKTELLDKNKEYLIYCRSGNRSTIASSIMATNGFIKIYNLNNVNYSDFENAILTNR; via the coding sequence ATGCCTAATATAAGAAAATCTTTTATTTTATCGTTATTTATAATTTTTATTATTTCATGCTCAAATAAAGGTTATAAAAATATTAATCTAAAAAAAGCAATAAAAACTATTAATACTTCAACAAATTTAATTCTTTTAGATGTGCGAACCGCGGAAGAATATTCATCGGGCAATATTCCAAATTCAATTAATATTGATGTTTTAAATTCCGATTTCAAATCAAAAACAGAATTGCTCGATAAAAATAAAGAGTATTTAATATATTGCAGAAGTGGAAACAGGTCTACAATAGCGTCAAGCATAATGGCTACAAACGGTTTTATTAAAATTTATAATTTAAATAATGTAAATTATAGCGATTTTGAAAACGCAATATTAACGAATAGATAA
- a CDS encoding (Fe-S)-binding protein, with amino-acid sequence MQMPNNVNDCIHCNKCVKKCDFLTKYNMDLHEFSKRDDLAYNCFLCNDCKIVCPKDIDGSKISLALRNSWKDKNYIEKKYKALLFEKKNYIFKNYKHSNTKSILFPGCNFSSFYPNAVKKIADIFRKEYNIGIAFDCCGKPIAELEIKDYEENIIKEIEKSMELSKVEEIITLCPNCYYFLKPRISIKIVTIYEKIFELGIKISNVDFSKEINLFLPCPDKESKFIKESILKLIPQYKDNIKEINDINCCGLGGCAIVNERDIAKGFIEKLKSKNLNNLYVYCATCAGNFNRNKINNVRHLLLDFLNIKENISDKTSLLNRAKFKFY; translated from the coding sequence ATGCAAATGCCAAATAATGTTAATGATTGTATTCATTGTAATAAATGCGTTAAAAAATGCGACTTTTTGACAAAATATAATATGGACTTACATGAATTTTCAAAGAGAGACGATTTAGCTTATAATTGTTTTTTATGCAATGATTGTAAAATAGTATGTCCTAAAGATATAGACGGCTCTAAAATATCTTTGGCTTTAAGAAATAGTTGGAAAGATAAAAATTATATAGAAAAAAAATATAAGGCTCTTTTATTTGAAAAGAAGAATTATATTTTTAAAAATTATAAACATTCAAATACAAAATCTATACTTTTTCCAGGTTGTAATTTTTCTTCGTTTTATCCGAACGCCGTGAAAAAAATTGCCGATATATTTAGAAAAGAATATAATATAGGAATAGCTTTCGACTGTTGCGGTAAGCCTATAGCGGAATTAGAAATTAAAGATTATGAAGAGAATATAATAAAAGAAATAGAAAAGAGTATGGAATTATCTAAAGTTGAAGAGATAATAACTTTATGTCCAAATTGTTATTATTTTCTAAAGCCAAGAATTAGTATAAAAATTGTTACGATATACGAAAAGATATTTGAATTAGGAATAAAAATTTCAAATGTAGATTTTTCTAAAGAGATAAATTTATTTTTGCCATGCCCAGATAAAGAATCAAAATTTATTAAAGAATCGATATTAAAATTAATTCCTCAATATAAAGATAATATTAAAGAAATAAACGATATTAATTGCTGCGGACTCGGAGGATGCGCTATAGTAAATGAAAGAGATATTGCAAAAGGATTTATAGAAAAATTAAAATCTAAAAATTTAAATAACTTATATGTTTACTGTGCGACTTGCGCGGGAAATTTTAATAGAAATAAAATAAATAATGTCAGACATTTATTATTGGATTTTCTTAATATTAAAGAAAATATAAGCGATAAAACTTCGCTATTAAATAGAGCAAAATTTAAATTTTATTAA
- a CDS encoding TIGR04282 family arsenosugar biosynthesis glycosyltransferase, which produces MSKNGLIIFTRIPEAGKTKTRLQSKLSKEECANLHKCFLKDIYDIFLNLNDIDIIICHTEEGDLNILKNIFYKENLYIKQYGNNLNEKMYNAIKEVLSLKYDKCVLIGADIPEINKDDIINAFNLLKNNDFVFGASYDGGYYLVGMKEANDIIFKSGSGNLKDIINIVEANNLKYGLTNKKHDIDEYEDLIDLSKRININDNKLKNTKIFLKEIEVI; this is translated from the coding sequence TTGAGTAAAAACGGTTTAATAATATTTACAAGAATACCAGAAGCGGGCAAAACAAAAACAAGACTTCAAAGCAAATTATCTAAAGAAGAATGCGCTAATTTGCATAAATGTTTTTTGAAAGATATTTACGATATATTTTTAAATTTAAACGATATTGATATTATTATTTGTCATACCGAAGAAGGAGATTTAAATATATTAAAAAATATTTTTTATAAAGAGAATTTATATATTAAGCAATACGGAAATAATCTTAATGAAAAAATGTATAACGCTATAAAAGAAGTTTTGAGTTTAAAATATGACAAATGCGTTTTAATAGGAGCAGATATACCAGAAATTAACAAAGACGATATAATAAACGCTTTTAATTTACTTAAAAATAACGATTTCGTATTTGGAGCAAGTTATGACGGCGGATATTATCTTGTAGGCATGAAAGAAGCTAACGATATAATATTTAAAAGCGGAAGCGGAAATTTAAAAGATATAATTAATATTGTAGAAGCGAATAATTTAAAATACGGATTAACGAATAAAAAGCATGATATAGACGAATACGAAGATTTAATAGATTTATCAAAAAGAATAAATATAAATGATAATAAATTAAAAAATACAAAAATATTTTTAAAAGAGATTGAAGTTATATAA
- a CDS encoding CidA/LrgA family protein, which produces MALIKQFTIIFSIYSISDILGKSLKLPIPANVIGMFLLFIFLLTGILKEHHIDKASDILINNMALLFVPATLAIMEEYKYIKEYVIPFLIICIFMVIVIMVSTGLIAQFLERLFNKLRKENKK; this is translated from the coding sequence TTGGCATTAATAAAACAATTTACAATTATTTTTTCAATATATTCAATTTCTGATATATTAGGAAAATCATTAAAACTACCAATACCCGCAAATGTTATAGGCATGTTTTTGCTCTTTATTTTTCTTTTAACGGGAATACTAAAAGAACATCATATAGATAAAGCGAGCGATATTCTAATAAATAATATGGCGTTATTATTCGTTCCCGCAACTTTGGCGATAATGGAAGAATATAAATATATAAAAGAATATGTTATTCCATTTTTAATAATATGCATATTTATGGTAATCGTTATAATGGTTTCTACGGGTTTAATAGCTCAATTTTTAGAAAGATTATTTAATAAATTAAGAAAGGAAAATAAAAAATGA
- a CDS encoding YdjY domain-containing protein yields MTNKIILRLLAIFTLSVLASCSKTSQTEELKNSMGSPILRDNGAVPVIIDAEKREVIIEAEVNGKYFNSPTRHGVVFKGGSNGDKAVLRGLCDEREFYQALVDIGAKPGNNLTFEDMKLGKTVEGEKLDVFVKWDGLEKEIPFADIIKSADYRTMDLRFGGNFENAKSKRTGCILCLDSCAVGIVSDAAYETGAVEIKKIDRFGREDILPKDGTKVLVIFRISSNN; encoded by the coding sequence ATGACAAACAAAATTATTTTAAGACTGCTTGCGATATTTACATTGAGCGTTTTGGCTTCATGCTCTAAAACTTCGCAAACGGAAGAGTTAAAAAACTCTATGGGAAGCCCAATATTAAGAGATAACGGCGCCGTTCCCGTTATTATTGACGCCGAAAAGAGAGAAGTCATAATAGAGGCTGAAGTAAACGGAAAATACTTTAACTCTCCTACGAGACATGGCGTAGTATTTAAAGGAGGCTCAAACGGAGATAAAGCGGTTTTAAGAGGACTATGCGATGAAAGAGAATTTTATCAAGCTTTAGTCGACATAGGAGCGAAACCAGGAAACAATCTCACATTTGAAGATATGAAGCTTGGCAAAACGGTTGAAGGCGAAAAATTAGATGTTTTCGTTAAATGGGACGGACTTGAAAAAGAAATACCTTTCGCCGATATAATCAAATCAGCCGATTATAGAACTATGGACTTAAGATTTGGCGGCAATTTTGAAAATGCAAAGTCAAAAAGAACGGGATGCATATTATGTCTCGATAGTTGCGCGGTTGGTATTGTAAGCGATGCAGCCTATGAAACAGGCGCTGTTGAAATAAAAAAAATAGACAGATTCGGCAGAGAAGATATTTTGCCTAAAGACGGAACAAAGGTTTTGGTTATATTTAGAATATCTTCTAATAATTAA